A segment of the Amycolatopsis thermophila genome:
CGATGACTTCGCCAATGCCGAGCGACTCTCACTTTCCTCAATCACGGTGAAAGATCGCCCCATCGGGTGATCACACATCCCATACCTTCTGCGCACGGTAATCACTCTCCAGGCGGCACCACTTGTCAGTTCCTCACCGCTCACCTCCCTCCCCGCGTGTTTCCCACGTCCAGGCCGCGATCCCCACCCTGTTCCTCGCCCCAAGCTTTCGCTGGATGCTCCTGAGGTGCGTTTTCACGGTGCCCGCCGAGATGTGCAACAACTGCGCGATTTCCACGTTCGTCCGGGCCTGTGCAACGAGCCGCGCCACCTCCTGCTCCCGGCTCGACAACGAGGCACCCTTGCGGCCGCTTGATCCCGCGCGTCTGGACTGCCGCAGGAGGCGCAGCGTCATCTGCGGACTGATCAGCACATCACCTGACATCGCCGCGCGCACCCCTTCGACCAATAGAGCGGGCCCGGACCTCTTGAGCAGGAACCCGCACGCCCCGTTCCGCAGCGCGCCGTGCGCGTACTCGTCCAGCTCGAATGTGGTGATCACCACCACGCGCATCGGAT
Coding sequences within it:
- a CDS encoding response regulator — translated: MTAIRVLIADDQEVVRRNLRHILEAEDDLEVVGEAADGEAAVKRAREVKPDVVLVDVRMPRRDGLSVTRLLAGPDVADPMRVVVITTFELDEYAHGALRNGACGFLLKRSGPALLVEGVRAAMSGDVLISPQMTLRLLRQSRRAGSSGRKGASLSSREQEVARLVAQARTNVEIAQLLHISAGTVKTHLRSIQRKLGARNRVGIAAWTWETRGEGGER